The Phalacrocorax carbo chromosome 23, bPhaCar2.1, whole genome shotgun sequence genome includes a window with the following:
- the MLN gene encoding LOW QUALITY PROTEIN: promotilin (The sequence of the model RefSeq protein was modified relative to this genomic sequence to represent the inferred CDS: deleted 2 bases in 1 codon): MVSKKVVASLLLACMVSMLAEQAEGFMPFFTQSDFWKMQEKEGNKGQKKSLPALQQLEEEGFSEQSGADVKKVKTTQLAVPIKAGMWLTARQLEKYQDVLEKPLAEVLQDTPYESSDTPTALMYTLFFWEGY, translated from the exons ATGGTTTCAAAGAAGGTGGTGGCCAGTTTGCTCTTGGCGTGCATGGTGTCTATGCTGGCTGAGCAGGCCGAAGGCTTCATGCCCTTTTTCACCCAGAGTGACTTCTGGAAAATGCAG gaaaaggaggggaacAAG GGGCAGAAGAaatccctgcctgctctgcagcagctggaagaggaagGCTTCTCTGAGCAATCCGGTGCAGATGTCAAAAAGGTCAAGACCACCCAG CTAGCTGTTCCTATCAAAGCCGGGATGTGGCTCACCGCAAGGCAGCTGGAAAAATACCAAGATGTCCTGGAGAAACCGCTAGCAGAGGTGTTACAGGACACCCCATATG AGTCCTCAGATACCCCAACCGCTCTCATGTACACGCTCTTCTTCTGGGAAGGTTATTAA
- the LEMD2 gene encoding LEM domain-containing protein 2 produces the protein MAELTDAELRKELMALGYRPGPITGTTRKVYVKKLGCLRAEVAAARRRGPGAPPSPARAPARPQQASPSRQRSDFSSLVGAVRDSEEEDEDDEEDEEEEEGGQLPASHWGASGEGGGLSWGDSRGSPPGRGGGLGARAEGGLSRDGFGGLSSSAQWGASVERSGGAGLGSSLRGLGGLSTSSQWDTSVERSGGLGTGFGELSPSSQWDTSIERSGGLGAGSKPSLDRSGVLSPTSQWDTTAERGRGLSTGLGASLDGYRGTSSTSQWNTFTERSEELSAGSGPSLDGFRGSGSSLQWGTSAERSGGLSAGLRSSLDRFRGLTSTSQWGTSAERSGGLDIRAGSGTSLDGVGGLSSTSPWGASTGRSGALSSKPLSSDESGVLKSRSHWGMSGGGIGGQSSRAQWETAGERRGLSSNSSWRQESEVTPSTHWGTSMGPGGLSHQFGRGKEDLASSVRKEADMGLNPSSRGGGLIRRFPWRAASNSGLASGSRWEASGAGQGITSRTHLLRSAPKQQMEGKGKGLEYYLSQFLCLASFVLLLIFLGILTVKMIGSGWLDRRENFNLLPVDCDKRTDDFCQAKQKDIIMNMLHELYNYLSIQAGNFECGNPENLKSKCILVSEAKDHVVNVTGSPPQKFDAALHWILNSNKDLGIWLKGRDLSEPVTTVEEVFCLESAHPQMGLGCRFRRAVVTTIMNLFLFFWSLITLWGILIFLRYRWRKMEEEEQAMYEMVKKIIAVVQDHYKEWERNLERYPYVGIFHVRDSLIPPQSRKKMKRIWEKAVDFLASNESRIQTESHRVAGEDMLVWRWTQPSYVSDSEH, from the exons ATGGCGGAGCTGACAGACGCGGAGCTTCGGAAGGAGCTGATGGCGCTCGGCTACCGGCCGGGGCCCATCACCGGCACCACCCGCAAGGTCTACGTTAAGAAGCTGGGCTGCCTGCGGGCCGAGGTGGCGGCGGCCAGGCGCAGGGGCCCCGGCGCGCCCCCGAGCCCGGCCCGCGCCCCCGCCAGGCCGCAGCAGGCCTCGCCTTCGCGGCAGCGCTCCGATTTCAGCTCCCTCGTCGGGGCCGTCCGCGAcagtgaggaggaggatgaggatgatgaggaggatgaggaagaggaggaaggggggcaGCTGCCTGCGTCCCACTGGGGGGCGTCTGGGGAAGGTGGCGGGCTGTCCTGGGGGGACTCCCGGGGGTCCCCACCGGGCCGGGGCGGAGGGCTCGGCGCCAGGGCTGAGGGGGGCCTGTCCCGGGACGGCTTTGGGGGGCTGAGCTCCTCGGCGCAGTGGGGGGCGTCTGTAGAGAGAAGTgggggggccgggctggggTCATCCCTGCGTGGGCTTGGGGGGCTGAGCACCTCCTCCCAGTGGGACACGTCTGTAGAGAGAAGTGGGGGGCTTGGGACTGGGTTTGGGGAGCTGAGCCCCTCGTCCCAGTGGGACACGTCTATAGAGAGAAGTGGGGGGCTTGGGGCTGGGTCAAAGCCATCCCTCGATAGGTCTGGGGTGCTGAGCCCCACGTCCCAATGGGACACGACTGCAGAGAGAGGCAGGGGGCTCAGCACTGGGCTGGGGGCGTCCCTGGATGGGTATCGGGGGACAAGCTCAACGTCCCAATGGAACACGTTTACAGAGAGAAGTGAGGAGCTCAGTGCTGGGTCAGGGCCATCTCTGGATGGGTTTCGGGGCTCGGGCTCCTCGTTGCAATGGGGCACGTCAGCAGAGAGAAGTGGGGGGCTCAGCGCTGGGTTGAGGTCGTCCCTGGACAGGTTTCGGGGGTTGACCTCCACATCCCAGTGGGGCACGTCTGCAGAGAGGAGTGGGGGGCTTGATATCAGGGCTGGGTCAGGGACATCCCTGGATGGGGTTGGGGGGCTGAGCTCCACATCCCCCTGGGGTGCCTCTACAGGCAGGAGCGGGGCGCTCAGCTCCAAACCCCTTTCCAGCGATGAGAGTGGGGTTCTGAAGTCCAGGAGCCATTGGGGCATGTCGGGAGGAGGAATTGGGGGACAGAGCTCCCGAGCTCAGTGGGAGACAGCAGGTGAGAGGAGGGGGCTCTCTTCTAACAGCTCATGGAGGCAGGAAAGCGAGGTGACACCCAGCACCCACTGGGGCACCTCGATGGGACCTGGGGGGTTGAGTCACCAGtttgggagagggaaagaggacTTGGCTTCCAGTGTTCGGAAGGAGGCAGACATGGGGCTGAACCCCAGCAGCCGGGGAGGGGGGTTGATCAGGCGGTTCCCATGGAGGGCTGCAAGCAATTCAGGGCTGGCCTCGGGGAGCCGGTGGGAAGCATCGGGAGCAGGACAGGGAATAACCTCCCGCACTCACTTGTTGCGGTCAGCCCCCAAGCAGCAGATGGAAGGAAAGGGTAAAGGCCTCGAATACTACCTCTCCCAGTTCCTTTGCCTCGCCAGCTTTGTGCTGCTCCTGATTTTTCTGGGCATCCTCACGGTGAAGATGATTGGGTCAGGCTGGCTTGACAGGAGAGAGAACT TTAATCTCTTGCCTGTGGATTGTGACAAAAGAACGGATGAT TTCTGTCAAGCTAAACAGAAGGACATAATAATGAACATGCTGCACGAGTTGTATAACTACTTGTCCATACAAGCTG GTAATTTTGAATGTGGAAACCCTGAGAATctaaaaagcaaatgcattttggtTAGTGAAGCGAAGGATCACGTGGTG AATGTAACTGGTAGTCCCCCACAAAAGTTTGATGCTGCCTTGCACTGGATACTGAACAGCAACAAGGATTTGGGAATATG GTTGAAAGGCAGAGACCTTTCGGAACCGGTTACCACAGTGGAGGAAGTGTTCTGTCTTGAATCGGCCCATCCTCAGATGGGACTCGGCTGCCGTTTCCGTCGGGCAGTGGTCACTACCATTATGaaccttttcctgtttttctgga GCCTGATAACTCTCTGGGGGATCCTGATCTTCCTTCGGTATCGCTGGCGGAAGATGGAGGAAGAGGAACAAGCCATGTATGAAATGGTGAAGAAGATCATAG CTGTTGTCCAGGACCACTATAAGGAATGGGAACGGAATTTGGAACGTTACCCCTATGTCGGCATTTTCCATGTTCGGGACAGCCTCATCCCTCCTCAGAGCAG aaaaaaaatgaagcggATCTGGGAGAAAGCTGTGGACTTTCTGGCTTCAAATGAGTCGCGGATTCAGACGGAGTCGCACAGAGTAGCAGGAGAAGATATGCTTGTGTGGAGGTGGACTCAGCCTTCTTATGTCTCGGATTCAGAGCACTGA